In the Heterodontus francisci isolate sHetFra1 chromosome 8, sHetFra1.hap1, whole genome shotgun sequence genome, one interval contains:
- the LOC137373216 gene encoding keratin-associated protein 5-5-like — MSCQCEKPCHCDKPCQCNKSCQCDKPCHCDKPCHCDKPCHCDKPCRCDKSCQCNKSCQCDKPCHCDKPCQCDKPCHCDKSCQCDKSCQCDKPCQCDKPCHCDKPCHCDKSCQCDKPCHCDKPCHCDKSCQCDKPCHCDKPCQCDKSCHCDKSCQCDKPCHCDKSSHCDKPCQCDKSCHCDKPCQCDKSCQCDKPCHCDKPATVISPATVTSPATVTSLPL; from the coding sequence ATGTCCTGCCAGTGTgagaagccctgccactgtgacaAGCCCTGCCAGTGCAACAAGTCCTGCCAGTGTGACAAGCCCTGCCACTGTGACAAGCCCTGCCACTGTGATAAGCCCTGCCACTGTGATAAGCCCTGCCGGTGTGACAAGTCCTGCCAGTGCAACAAGTCCTGCCAGTGTGACAAGCCCTGCCACTGTGACAAGCCCTGCCAGTGTGATAAGCCCTGCCACTGTGACAAGTCCTGCCAGTGTGACAAGTCCTGCCAGTGTGACAAGCCCTGCCAGTGTGATAAGCCCTGCCACTGTGATAAGCCCTGCCACTGTGACAAGTCCTGCCAGTGTGACAAGCCTTGCCACTGTGATAAGCCCTGCCACTGTGACAAGTCTTGCCAGTGTGACAAGCCCTGCCACTGTGACAAGCCCTGCCAGTGTGACAAGTCCTGCCACTGTGACAAATCCTGCCAGTGCGACAAGCCCTGCCACTGTGACAAGTCCAGCCACTGTGATAAGCCTTGCCAGTGTGACAAGTCCTGCCACTGTGATAAGCCCTGCCAGTGTGACAAGTCCTGCCAGTGTGACAAGCCCTGCCACTGTGACAAGCCTGCCACTGTGATAAGCCCTGCCACTGTGACAAGCCCTGCCACTGTGACAAGCCTGCCACTGTGA